A segment of the Delphinus delphis chromosome 20, mDelDel1.2, whole genome shotgun sequence genome:
GGGGTACATGGGCTGGAGGAGAGCTGCTGCGCTGGGAAGGAAGAGCCCGGAGGAGCTTCAGTGATGAAGCATCAGCCGGTAGGTGAAACACTGGATCGGGTGTGCTCTCTACCAATTACAACATCGCTCCCATTTCCCGGGTGCCGCCAAGGGCTAGGTGCGGTGCTGAGCTCTCCACATGCATCAGTTCACTGAGTCCTGTGAGGTATGTGCTATATACCCACTTTAcagtggggaaaccgaggcccgaGATCACTGAGCGAGTGATAAGCAGGGAGAGTTTTCAAGGCCCACAGCTGTTAACCTGCCTGCTGCTGCGTCTAGCAGGGTCTCCAGGACCCTGGAGCCCCGCCCAAACCCCGCCCCGCGTCGGCCGCGCCCACCCCTGCGTTGCTGAGGCCGCCGACTGCCTCGCCCGAGGCCAGGCAGGAGGCCGGGAGCGAATGGGGTGGCCCTCCGGAAGGCCTGGATTCGTCTGGCTGGAGCGTGGAGCGTGTGCGCGCACCTCTGGCCGGGGGAGGTAGGGCGAGCAGGGACTCCGAGTCCCAACTCCACTATTCCCGTGCTGAGACCCAGAAACGTGCTTTGTGTCCTCTTACATCTGGTGGCcgctctgtaaaatggggacactaAACACTGAACTCAAAGGTGGTTGTGAGGCTTCACAGAGCGCACACCTGTAAAGTGCTCGGCACCTGGCGGGCTCAAGTGTCCTCGCTTTGTGCGATCCAGGGAGGACAAAGTCCACCGATCCCCAAGCGGCTCTTTCGCAGCAGCGTCAATTTTATGTGAAACCTCGCTCGCCCAGGTACTTCAACAACCAGCGGCTGTCCTAGAGGTGTCCCCTCGTAAACCCGGCTCCGGCCTCCCTCCTGGCCCCTGTTTCTACCCTTCCACCGCGCTATTGGTGCAAAACCCAACCTGGGGGCGGGAGTCTTCGTCCCCTCCACCATCGCCGTAGAAACCACTTTGCCGGCAAACCCGGTGGTgaggagggtggggctggagggagcaGGGGCAGCGGCTCCGGATGGAAGAGCCCCGGCAGGCAAGGCCACCCCCCGCATCTCCTGCCCGGCTCCCGGTGGACACTACTGGTGCGCCGCTCGCCGCCAGGTACTCAGACCCGGCTACAGGAGCTCCCCGACcgccctttcctcccctccccgggGTCACTCCGCCGCCTCCCTCACCTGGGCAAGGCTGTCGCGGGAGCTGGACAACGGTGACATTGGTGAGGGTGACGTCGCGTTTCGACATGGCCTCCTAAGGTTTCATGGCCCAGCCAGCTGCCTCGGCACCCGCCGCGATGTTACTGCGAGACGGGGGCTCGGGGGCTGGAGGAGCTGGAGCGTCTTTCCGTGACGTCACAGTCCAGTGACGTCACAAGAGGAGGCGGCGCGAAGGCCCCCTCCCAGTTGAGACCTGTGGCCGTGTACCACCGTTCCAAGCCCACCCCTGGCGTCTAGAATGGAATCCAACATTTTACACTGGTCTTCAAAGCCCTTGCTCtgctgtcttctttcttctttcttctccttgggCACACCGGCTCCATGCCGGTCTGGACCCTCTTCTGGAATTACCCTAGCTATTTCTTTGTGCCTGGAAGTCCTACCCAGGTCTTCCCTTGGCTGCCTCTTGGTTTCCCTCAGGTGCCGCCCTTTGAGAGGCCCTCCTAACTCCACATCTAAAGTTCTCTCCTTTCTCAGTCGCTATCTGCCATCAACCCCACTCCCTCCGTCTGCCCGTCGTCCGGGAAGCCTTGTCTGACTTCCCATCCTGGGTTAAATATTGCAATGTGCATAACTGCTCTAGGGTTACACTCTTTACTTTCCACGCAGCATATGTCTCTCTAAAAATCATCCAGTTTATTCGTTAGCTTGCCAATTGTATTTGCCCACTAGAGAGTGCTTGTCTGCCTccctcactatttttttttagaaaatcagtttttgttttttaattaattattttaatttattcattttaatttatttttggctgcattgggtcttcgttgctgcgcatgggctttctctagttgcatcgagcgggggctactcattctggtggcttgttgcagagcacaggctctaagcacgtgggcttcagtagttgtggtgcacgggctcagttgctccgtggcacgtgggatcttcctggaccagggctcaaacccatgtaccctgcattggcaggcagattcttaaccactgcaccaccagggaagcccatgccttCCTCACTTTTATACCTGTTGACTAGAAGAATGTTTGGCACTTGAAAGGTACTCCCTCAATAACTAGTaccagaatgaatgaataaatgtcacctcctgaggtttcttcttcttttttttttttcggtacgcgggcctctcactgttgtggcctctcccgttgcggagcacaggctccggacgcgcaggctcagtggccatggctcacgggcccagccgctctgcggcatgtgggatcttcccggactggggcacaaacccgtgtgccctgcatcggcaggcggactctcaaccactgcgccaccagggaagcccctgaggttTCTTCTGGTCTCCAATCTTAGAGCAACCCCCGAGTCCTATCCTCTCACAGCACTCTGTTCTCTTCCTTATGGTTTTTCATGTAGTTTTCCAGGATCAAGTTACTGACTTACTTGTTCATTGTCTCCCTGTTGGGccctcttttctgttttgttcaccactggTCCTCCAGCTCCTAGAACTGTGCCTGACACAAAACAGGCTTTCAGTAAACATTAGCGGAAGAACAAATAGACAGACGGCTCCCATCCCCCAAAGCATGGGAGGTGGGGGCTTGCTTGCGTATCTGTGACACACAGGCAGGCACCTTCCCCTGCAGGGCCAGTTGGCACACAGCTGTGACCAAGATTTAGGGGCTGTGGGATTTAGGCCAGGAAGGAGTCATCATTCCGGAGAGAGGTGTGGAAGCAAGAAGGGGCAGAATGACATAACCTCTTCTTTCGCCAGACCTCCATGAGAACTGAGTTTGCTAAGCACCTGCCATGGCACAGAGTAAGGGTGAAGCGCTCCTGCTTGGATGGCCCGGGAAAGGTGGAACTGAAAATGAATTGAGTTTACAGCGGGGGAGATTTCAATGAACCAAGAccgaaaaaaacagaacaaagggGGACAAATTTAACATGTATAATCAAGATGGGGGAAAAGCGTACACAAATAAAACCCGGACTGAAAAGGGACCAATTTGGTACGGCTTTACAAGAATAGATATGAAAAGCTAGATGCAATTAAAATTGTCTTAGAAAATATGAGAGATCAAAACTGGTACAAAAAGAAATGGCAAATCTGAGTAGGCCAATAACAAGAGTTAAGATGTATCTTCCCAAAGGCTGATTCAGATCCCGATGATTTTATGGGCAAGATTTGCTGAAGCACGGGGAAAGAAATATTTGCCGTTCTGCAGGACCTGCTGCAGAGCCGAAGCAGAGCTGGGAAGCCAAGTAGCAGCTCCTGTGCTGAGAGGCTGTGGGTAGGGCACGCGCTCTGAGGCCCCGTGGAGCGGCAAGCACACCGTGTATGAGCACATCGCATATTGCGTGCTTTGTGGGCGCTGCGGTAGCTCAGCTACTGAAACCTCCTCTATTCGCTCTAGGAAACAGCACAGCCACGTTACTAAAACCAGCAGAGAAAGGACAACTCCGGGCTAATCTCATGTACGGAGATAGATGCCAAAGTCCTGAATCAAATAGTGGCAAATGGGAATGAGGCACTGAGGAGAGGGACGGAGGCTGACAGAAGATGGTAgggtggggcagagagagaggtgGAAAAGAGACATGGAGTACGTTTCGAAGGAAAAATCCCACCTCTCAATCTCGGGGCGGATTAGAATTCTGAAGCTCACCCTTCCCTACCCAGCAATCTCCTGGCATGGGAAACTCCCTCATTCAGGTGCTGGACAAGGGCAGGAAAGTCACACCTAAGGTTGCCCAGAGATTTGACTTTGTCCCTGGACCGTGAAACTGGGAACAGATTTGGCGAGCTCAAGCTTGGAGAGGTGGCACAGTTAGTCACCCTCTGTAGACAGAACCTAGAGATGGCAGAAGCTTCTGGGTCTCTGGGTCTGGGAGGTGGTTCTGGGTGGAGCCAAGTGTCCAGGATCTAGGATGGAACCTTGGGTCCTCCAAGGGGAGTGGGCCTTGTCACCCTTGTTTGAGCAAAGTCTGAAAGCATGTGCAGCTTCTCGTCACACCTGGGCACCCACACATATAACTCTGCTGACCCCACTTGCTCACACCCTACACATTCCTTTGTGCCTGGCCTTTCCACCAGcgatcccaccaccaccccctctccCAGGCTCTCCTCTTGGCACCCAAACCAAATATCTTTTACCCCTGCACCCAACTGTACCCACCCACTGGCCCCTATCCTTCTGGTCTCAGGCTCCCTCTGAACTAGCTCGACAGACCTACCAACGACAGACCTACCAACCaccccctgcccttccctccgATGTCCCTCTCCACACCTAGGCCACACTCTCAGCTGTTTCACTCTCCAACCCTTGCCAATATGTCAACACTTGAGGCTTCAGCTGGGACTTAGGAGGCCtcagggggaggagggcaggagggatgaGCTCCTGGCCCTCAGCCCAGCTTCTGGCTGACAGTCTTCTGCTGCCCTGGGTCTTCAGCCCCTCCCCACGACTGCCTCAACTGGCTTTTCAGGAGACACTGCGTCCTGCCCCTGCTCATGGCAGTCAGCCCCCTGCCCTTGCCCAAGGGCTGGGAGGTAGGACAAGAATGTGATCCTGGCTCCAAAACCTGCAACCCTCAACAAGGGACCTTGTGCTGCTCTGGGGCTACAGGCAACCTTCCCTCCAGCACCCTCTGAGACTCAGGCTCAGGCCTGGACTTTCTTCCCCTGGCATCTTCTAATCCATCCATTTGTTCAAATGTTTACTGAACCCCAGGCAATGTTCTTGAAGCTGGGGACGTGACAATGATCAATACAGAAAAAGGCCCTCTGGAAGTTTACTATCTGATAGgtgagacagacaataaaataatttcagatcgTGGTAGGAGCTATAAAAACTAAAGGATGATATTACAGAGTATAGCTGTGGGACGGCCAGGGAAGGGTCTTTTtgggaaggtgacatttgagccaagAAGAGAGTGAGGAGGAAACCACCTTGTGAAGATCTGACTtctgcattccaggcagagacaacagcaagtgcaaaggccatgAGGCAGGAATGAGCTTGGTGTGTTTGAGGACCAGGGAGAAGACCCGTGAGGCCGGAGCATAAGAAGTGTGGGCGTTGGGGGtcaacaagaacaacaaacaacAAGAACAAGGTCTGATGATTCCCTCAACTCCCCGGGGTTGCTCCCCACCCCCTGACTGTGCCTCCCACCCTTCCAAAATCTtgctgctggggaaactggatccTTAGGTCCCCGGAGAGGAGTGAAGATGCTGAAGAACCAGGCCTGGGTCCCAGGGATGGAGGGTGCCTGAAGGTGCAGTTGGGAGAAAGGAGGCCTGGACAGTGGGTGAGGAATAGAAAGGGGAAGTGATTGGAAGGGCAGACATCTGGGCTCCGGGGTGGAGGGCCTGAGCTGGGCAAGGAGCAAAGATGCCatgtgagtcttctccatttATGACTCACctactcttcctcctcctcttcattgCTCAACCCCAAATCTCCCTGGGAATTACCTCACTGACTGGAGATCAAGTCAGTGCCTCACAGGGTAATTGAGTCATGAGGGGTGGAGcagaggaaaggaagcagaggaTAAATAGTAGCTTTGCCTCCCTGGCCCCTCTCTGcatcctccccacttccccaacAATATGCATCTTGCCAGTTTGCTCAGCTCCTGCTTCCTCTTGCTGCTGCTGGGACCTTTGCCTGGATGGGCGGCCGGTGCTGACCCCGTTAAGAAGGTCACTGAAGGGATCAGCAAAGGGCTGAGCAATACAGAGAGAGAGGTGGGCAAGGCCCTGGAAGGCATCAATAATGGAATCCCTCAAGCTGGAAGGGAGAAAGATTTTAGTGGACTCAACAGTGTGGGGAGCCAGGCCGGTAAGGAGCTGGACAAGGGCGTCCAGGGGCTCAACCACAACTTGGACAAGGTAACCCATGGAATCAACAGTGTCGCCGGACAAGCAGGAAAGGGAGCAGAGAAGTTTGTCCCTGGGGTCAACAGTGCTACTGGACAGGTTGAGAAGGAGGCAAACAAAGTGATTCAGGGGGTCCACGATGGGGTCAACCAGGCAGGAAATGAGGCAAGTAGGTTTGGCCAGGGGGTCCACCATgctgggaaagagggagaaaaaatagtcCAGGGGGTCCATCATGGAGGTAATCATAatggagaggaggtgggaaagTTTGGTCAGGGGGTCAGCCACGCTGCAGGGCAGgctgggaaagagggagaaaaaatagtcCAAGGGGGGCATCATGGAGTTAATCAGGCTGGAAAGGAGGTGGGAAAGTTTGGTCAGGGGGTCAGCCACGCTGCAGGGCAGgctgggaaagagggagaaaaaatagtcCAAGAGGGGCATCATGGAGTTAATCAGGCTGGAAAGGAGGTGGGAAAGTTTGGTCAGGGGGTCAGCCACGCTGCTGGTCAGGCTGGAAAGGAAGTGGAGAAACTTGGCCAAGGTGTCCCCCACGCTGCTGGTGAGGCCGGGAAGGAGGAGGACGGATTGCATCAGACGGTTCATGATGGGACCAACCAAGCCGGCAAGGAAGCCAACCAGCTGCTGAATGTAGGTGAACAggggtggggaaatggggagaagggTGTTGGGGAGGGAGAGGTTAAACCCTTGGGACATTTGGGGCGCCCAGGTCCCTATCATTTGGTGAAAGAAGCTTGGGCAGCTCTGTAACCGTGTCCTCCTTCTCCCTTACAAAGGAGCTGGTGGTCAGCTGGTCAGAAGGATTAAGCCATCTTATCTGCAAAGCCCTGTATCAGAGAATGGGAAtgggacccagccccaccttcAGGGGCTGCCTCCTAGTTAAGGAGATCTAAAGGGAGGGACGTGAAGCCTCTCCTGGGGAACAGGAAGCGGTGACTGAGGCCAAGGTCTATCACGGTGCGAAGAGAATGAGTGTTGAGAAAAGCCAGAGCATCAGCTGGAGCTTGAGGAATAGCTTTGGGAGAAAAGCCCTGTTCTGTTTAATGTTCATAACAAGCCTGTGAGGTAGGCGGGCTGAGGACTCCCTGATTCTcaggtaaggaaacagaggctcagcgAGGCTTAAGGGATTTGCCAAGGTCATGTGGCTAGCACACAGCTCTGGAGAATCACAAGTCGgagttccttctcttcctccccaccgCCCCACCAGAGGAGGCCTTCTGGAGGATGTCTGATCCCCACTTACATAGGGGGAATAGATACCGGAGCCCAGGAGAGGCAAGCAGAAGCACGCACAGCGTAACAGGCTCCAAGGAGGAACAGGAGAAGGCTGACTCCCGCCTGCCCCAGGTCCCCACTCCCCAGTCTCCACGAGGACTCTTTGGGACACCGTCTTGAGGACTGGCCCAGGCCTCAAAGCCCATAGCTACAGGGGCTACCAGCCACGGAACCAGAGAggcgtggggtggggaggaagaaacTATGTAGAAAGTGTGCAGGGTGAAGAAGGGGCTCTGAGTTAGATGCCAGGATTCACCAAATAGGGACCGAGAGAGGGCTGTTTGTTTGGGGATTTGAGGCCGGCAGCAGCAGTGCAGCAGGGGAGACACTGCTGAGTGGGGAGAGGATTAAGGACAGGGATCCCCGAGTTAGGGATCAGGTTAGCGTGTGTGTAGAAGGGGGAGCTTTGAAGTCAGGGCTGGGGTTATACTATGGTCCTGGTATTTGCGTGGCTTCTCTGGGTTCCCTTTCCAGTTGGGCCCCTTCTCAGTGACTGAGAACATCTCATTAACTGAAAGAAAAGGGAATTGAGGGAAGACTAAGCAGTAGGGGCAGACGTTCTTCCTGGCTTCTCCTCCCATCTCTCACAGAATTCCCACAGCAACATGGGTTTCCTTTCTGGACAGTGAGGGGCAGGGGGTTAGCCTATGCCTTCTGCCCCAGCCCCGGTCGCCCTAGGGGAAGCTGGCCACTGGGGAAAAGGAACTTGGGAGACCCTTAGGGTCTGGGGGGGGTGTAATGACAGCCTGGGCTTCATCCACAGGGCAGTCCTCAAGGCAGATTCACTCACCAGAACGGAGGGGCTGCAACCACAACCTTAACATCTGGAGTAAGTCTCGCGAgcacagggtgggtggggggcggtggcGTGGAGGCTCTCCTAGGAGGGCTGGTGCGACAGATGCTGGGGACTAACCTTCTTGTCCTTGAATTTCAGGCTTTGGTCAACAAGCCCTTCATTGACCTTTCAGTTCTGTGGAAGGTGAGTGCCCACGTGGTTTCTACTTCCTACTTGGGACATGCTCTTACATCCTCTTCCCGTTGCCTGTTCACTGGCAATTGCACTGTGGACAGACACTCAGCCTCTGCAGACACCATCCAACCCATTTTCCAGCTCTGGTTTTCCTTTCCTCACTGCTCTTTGCCCTTCACATCCTGCTTTCATCTTTCGGGCCCTTTCCGTTCCCACTGAGGCACAAAAGTCCTGTGTACATCTCGGAgccaggaagggaggggctgCTGAAACCCTCCCCTCTGTGTGCCTGTCCCCTCTCCGAGGCATCTCCTCTCAGACTCCCTCCCTGTTCTGTGCATCCCTCCGCTGCTCTGTCCCTGCTGCCTTGTAGCAACGTGCTGGGTGGCGGGAACCTGTagctctgtcctctccctggTTGACAGCAACCTACCTGCCCCGCCAGCCCAGGAGAAAGGTTCCTGTGGGATGCTGGTCCTCCCTCTGGGCCCAAAGGAAAGTCCTAGCTCTTCTCTTtgcatttagtacattcagaTGCCTGAGCCTGGGGCAAAAGGGTGAGGGTGTGTAACAGCCCTAAGACTTGCCAGGAACCCAAAGGCACACCCTTGTTTGTTCCCGGGCTGTGGAGGTGGCAGGGGATCCTCTCAGGCAAAACACACAAGGCTTCTCTGTCCCTACAGAGGCCCCTGGCACCTCTGCCTGGGAGGACCGTCTCCCTATTCTTCCTGAATCTAGGTGCCGCCTTCCGTATGTTCTTCCCCAGAACATAAGCAATTCCGGAGCTAGAGTAGTCAGTCTCCCTCCCATCTCTCTAGGGTGCATGAGAGTAGAGTTCTTGCGACTGTGTGCCCTGCATCcaccccctctctcctctcttccagaGCCTCACCAACATCATTCTCTAAACTGACGAACTGGCCTTGTTGAACAGACTGACATTCCTGTTGTCATATCAGCTGAAATGACCCGAAGAAACCGGGGGGAAGTAGGAGGATAGATTTCTGGAGTCCCTTAAGGGGCTGTACTGAGATTTGTGGATAATACAACACACTGTACTCTCATCATGGTTCACTGTGCTCCCTCAGGAGGGATTCGTGGAGGGGAGGcttgtcttttctcctcttgCTTCTTCACCGGAGACGCTGGGGGGTCCGATGCACAGGATGGGTTGAGCTGGAGATTTCAGGCTGATCCGATGGAAGAGGGCCATCACAGGGACGAGCCATGCTTCACTGGTGCAAAATTCATGCTCAGCACGGGGAGGAAATTCGTGCAGGGGAAGCCCCTCCAGGCCAGTAGCGGGGGCAGAAGCACCGGGAAAAAGTGGCAGGAACCTTGGTGAAGCCCAAGGGGGTAGCATCCTCATTCGGGAGTGTGGCACCAAAGGGATATCAATAGTCACTTGTGTGTATTGTGCAATCAGGGCATGCGAGGCTCCCTGCGCTTTACCTGCATGACCTCACCGAATCCTCCCAACCACCCAGTTAGGTAAGAGGTGCTGCTATTGTCCCACGTTATAGAAAATCCCATGGAGGCTCACGCAAGTTAAGAAACGTGACTAAGGACACACAATAAGTGGAGGGAGAAACAGCCTAAGAGCTACCGAGGACATTCTGAAAACGAAGAGGCCTCTCTCCTGTTTAGTATCAGTAAGGAGGAGACTCAGAGAATAGGAGAGAGGAAAGACTTACATGTGGGAGGTCCTCTCTTGGGGACAAGGGCCAAAGGCTCAGGGGGGAAGCCACTCTGATGACAGGAGGCCTCTTTACAAGGACAGGAATAGTGACACAGAAGGCCCGGCTCAAAGCCCGGACCAGTAATGATAGCAACCACTACATCCTGAGCACTTCGTAGCTTCCAGGTACTGTGTGAAGGGCTGTTCCTACTCTGTAACCATTTAAGCCTCCCACAACCCGAAGGCAGAAGTTCCCTTATGATCCCCATtgtatggatgaggaaactaaggctcagaggggCCAGGGCACTTGCCGGG
Coding sequences within it:
- the LOC132416151 gene encoding suprabasin isoform X1, whose translation is MHLASLLSSCFLLLLLGPLPGWAAGADPVKKVTEGISKGLSNTEREVGKALEGINNGIPQAGREKDFSGLNSVGSQAGKELDKGVQGLNHNLDKVTHGINSVAGQAGKGAEKFVPGVNSATGQVEKEANKVIQGVHDGVNQAGNEASRFGQGVHHAGKEGEKIVQGVHHGGNHNGEEVGKFGQGVSHAAGQAGKEGEKIVQGGHHGVNQAGKEVGKFGQGVSHAAGQAGKEGEKIVQEGHHGVNQAGKEVGKFGQGVSHAAGQAGKEVEKLGQGVPHAAGEAGKEEDGLHQTVHDGTNQAGKEANQLLNGSPQGRFTHQNGGAATTTLTSGALVNKPFIDLSVLWKADVAQPPYGSRRSSDNPNAEGSSSDGRNSGGSISGGSSGGSNSSSGGSSELHWNSQLFPGLFGLDTFWKNLKSKLGFMNWDTISKNQIPDLRTRIFLYFCRLWEKFKQSTPFLNWKAITENYDYNQQKYPTASGGQHSAQIPTKCGVTVSSSVSTGAEKIRLAREGV